In Halorientalis sp. LT38, a genomic segment contains:
- a CDS encoding alpha/beta hydrolase: protein MFEDQPVRGELDGHVENMLDLLNDYDISLSEGTPEDSRNQLSVMTNLSTAEPEDVATVEDVEIPGPEDGQDPIPGRVYAPAGDGHPTVTYFHGGGFVAGDIETHDPLCRMLANRAEAVVVSVEYRKAPEAPWPKPIKDAYAGAQWAQRNADEWGADTGTHVVAGDSAGGNLAAVVSLMAAERGMPDIDRQVLLYPATTYMDPMLSRAENGEGFFLTAQDMLWFVTHYIEDEIDAHHPWAFPLNARRDRLAETPPAFVLTCGYDPLRDEGHAYAEELAEAGVDVEYSNHESMIHGFLNMEAIVDHTYDGVEEVAEQIRKA from the coding sequence ATGTTCGAAGATCAGCCGGTACGGGGGGAACTCGACGGGCACGTCGAGAACATGCTCGACCTGCTCAACGACTACGACATCTCGCTGTCGGAAGGGACGCCGGAGGATTCGCGCAACCAGCTGTCGGTGATGACGAACCTCTCGACCGCCGAGCCAGAGGACGTGGCGACGGTCGAAGACGTCGAGATTCCGGGCCCGGAGGACGGCCAGGACCCGATTCCCGGTCGCGTATACGCCCCGGCTGGAGACGGTCACCCGACGGTGACGTACTTCCACGGTGGCGGGTTCGTCGCCGGTGACATCGAGACCCACGATCCGCTCTGTCGGATGCTGGCCAACCGGGCGGAGGCCGTCGTCGTCTCCGTCGAGTACCGCAAGGCGCCCGAGGCGCCGTGGCCGAAACCCATCAAGGACGCCTACGCCGGCGCCCAGTGGGCCCAGCGAAACGCCGACGAGTGGGGCGCGGACACCGGGACGCACGTCGTCGCTGGCGACAGCGCGGGCGGGAACCTCGCCGCCGTCGTCTCGCTGATGGCCGCCGAGCGCGGGATGCCCGACATCGACCGGCAGGTCCTGCTCTACCCCGCGACGACCTACATGGACCCGATGCTCTCCCGGGCGGAGAACGGCGAGGGCTTCTTCCTGACCGCCCAGGACATGCTCTGGTTCGTCACGCACTACATCGAAGACGAGATCGACGCCCACCACCCGTGGGCGTTCCCGCTGAACGCCCGTCGGGACCGCCTCGCCGAGACGCCGCCGGCCTTCGTGCTGACCTGCGGGTACGACCCGCTCCGCGACGAGGGCCACGCCTACGCGGAGGAACTGGCCGAGGCCGGCGTCGACGTCGAGTACAGCAACCACGAGTCGATGATCCACGGCTTCCTCAACATGGAGGCCATCGTCGACCACACGTACGACGGCGTCGAGGAAGTCGCCGAACAGATCCGGAAAGCGTAG
- a CDS encoding GNAT family N-acetyltransferase, with the protein MARSGVAVAETDRERADALAVRFAVFVDGQGIDPDLELDGKDDEATHFVAYDDGDPVGAARLRAVGDATGKVERVAVRDRCRGDGWGRRLMAAVHDEARARDLKRLVLHAQVRVEEFYRELGYQSVGESFEQAGIPHVEMERDLD; encoded by the coding sequence ATGGCCAGATCCGGCGTCGCGGTCGCGGAGACCGATCGCGAGCGAGCGGACGCGCTGGCGGTCCGCTTCGCCGTCTTCGTCGACGGGCAGGGCATCGACCCGGACCTGGAACTCGACGGGAAGGACGACGAGGCGACTCACTTCGTGGCCTACGACGACGGTGACCCCGTCGGCGCCGCGCGGCTCCGGGCGGTCGGGGACGCGACCGGCAAAGTGGAACGGGTCGCCGTCCGTGACCGCTGCCGGGGCGACGGCTGGGGCCGTCGGCTCATGGCTGCGGTCCACGACGAGGCCCGGGCCCGTGATCTAAAGCGGCTCGTCCTGCACGCGCAGGTCCGGGTCGAGGAGTTCTACCGTGAACTCGGGTATCAGAGCGTCGGCGAATCCTTCGAGCAAGCCGGCATCCCACACGTCGAGATGGAGCGGGACCTCGACTGA
- a CDS encoding DUF7344 domain-containing protein, translating into MDRTPVRELSGFGDLDTGAALDALGDQRRRAVVRALATAHSHVSVRELASQLAAMPNAGTRDPDRTVVELHHRTLPKLDGLGIVAYDAEARVVEPREPVADLLSLVEHVEFTSRER; encoded by the coding sequence ATGGACCGAACCCCCGTCCGGGAACTCTCTGGCTTCGGGGACCTCGACACGGGAGCGGCGCTCGACGCGCTCGGCGACCAGCGTCGGCGTGCAGTCGTGCGGGCCCTGGCCACCGCTCACTCCCACGTGAGCGTGCGGGAGCTGGCGAGCCAGCTCGCGGCGATGCCGAACGCTGGGACGCGTGATCCGGACCGGACGGTCGTGGAACTGCACCACCGGACGCTCCCGAAACTCGACGGCCTCGGGATCGTCGCCTACGACGCCGAGGCGCGCGTCGTCGAACCCCGCGAGCCGGTGGCGGACCTGCTGTCCCTCGTCGAGCACGTCGAGTTCACCAGTCGCGAGCGGTGA
- a CDS encoding helix-turn-helix transcriptional regulator: MDADSVGDVLHLFSKRREVFECLCDEQFDKQAVQKRIDASRPTVDRAFRELEAAGILDSTGTAYDLTNFGALCCAEFERVTGTLGTLTAMADLLAHLPREADFDLRMLEGAAVHYAEDHAPHEPLMEVLDVAVAASEIAGYSSVITPHYVDAFHSLLVEEGTPARLVFSEGVVETGMENYPERFGEIVDAPNATVYETEHDYTYGAIVGDGRVAVPVGDDRDRLLGVVTNDTVDAVAWVTAFLDDVIASDRTREL; encoded by the coding sequence ATGGATGCAGACTCGGTCGGGGACGTCCTCCACCTCTTCTCGAAGCGCCGGGAGGTCTTCGAGTGTCTCTGTGACGAGCAGTTCGACAAACAGGCCGTCCAGAAGCGGATCGACGCGTCGCGACCGACAGTCGACCGTGCGTTCCGCGAACTGGAGGCGGCCGGCATCCTCGACTCGACGGGGACGGCCTACGACCTGACGAACTTCGGCGCGCTCTGCTGTGCCGAGTTCGAGCGCGTGACCGGGACGCTCGGGACGCTCACGGCGATGGCCGACCTGCTGGCTCACCTCCCACGCGAGGCCGACTTCGACCTGCGAATGCTCGAGGGGGCCGCCGTTCACTACGCCGAGGATCACGCACCTCACGAACCCCTGATGGAGGTCCTCGACGTGGCGGTCGCCGCCAGCGAGATCGCGGGCTACTCCAGCGTCATCACGCCCCACTACGTCGACGCCTTCCACTCCCTGCTCGTCGAGGAGGGCACCCCGGCGCGCCTCGTCTTCTCAGAGGGCGTCGTCGAGACGGGCATGGAGAACTACCCCGAGCGCTTCGGCGAGATCGTCGACGCGCCGAACGCGACCGTCTACGAAACCGAACACGACTACACCTACGGTGCCATCGTCGGCGACGGGCGCGTCGCCGTCCCCGTGGGCGACGACCGCGACCGCCTCCTGGGCGTCGTCACCAACGACACCGTCGACGCCGTCGCGTGGGTCACCGCCTTCCTCGACGACGTGATCGCCTCCGACCGGACGCGGGAACTGTAA
- a CDS encoding 2-oxoacid:ferredoxin oxidoreductase subunit beta yields MSSDIRFTDFKSDKQPTWCPGCGDFGTMNGMMKALANTGNDPDNTFVVAGIGCSGKIGTYMHSYALHGVHGRALPVGIGTKLANPNLEVMVAGGDGDGYSIGAGHFVHAVRRNVDMTYVVMDNRIYGLTKGQASPTSREDFETSTSPDGPKQPPVNPLALALAAGGTFIAQSFSSDSQRHTEIVKQAIEHDGFGFVNVYSPCVTFNDVDTYDYFRDTIVDLSETDHDPNDYDDAKAAILDADKEYQGVIYQDDQSVPFDEREGLTESMADIPEGAPEDAMDLVREFY; encoded by the coding sequence ATGAGCTCCGACATCCGATTCACGGACTTCAAGTCCGACAAGCAACCGACCTGGTGTCCCGGCTGCGGCGACTTCGGGACCATGAACGGCATGATGAAAGCCCTCGCGAACACCGGCAACGACCCGGACAACACGTTCGTCGTCGCCGGCATCGGGTGCTCCGGGAAGATCGGCACCTACATGCACAGCTACGCGCTCCACGGCGTCCACGGCCGCGCGCTCCCCGTGGGCATCGGGACGAAACTCGCCAACCCGAACCTCGAAGTGATGGTCGCGGGCGGCGACGGCGACGGCTACTCCATCGGCGCGGGCCACTTCGTCCACGCCGTCCGACGGAACGTCGACATGACCTACGTGGTCATGGACAACCGCATCTACGGTCTCACCAAGGGGCAGGCCTCCCCCACCTCGCGCGAGGACTTCGAGACCTCGACCTCTCCCGACGGCCCCAAACAGCCCCCGGTCAACCCCCTCGCGCTCGCGCTGGCTGCCGGCGGGACCTTCATCGCCCAGTCCTTTAGCTCGGACTCCCAGCGCCACACCGAGATCGTCAAACAGGCCATCGAGCACGACGGCTTCGGCTTCGTCAACGTCTACAGCCCCTGCGTCACCTTCAACGACGTCGACACCTACGACTACTTCCGCGACACCATCGTCGACCTCTCCGAGACCGACCACGACCCGAACGACTACGACGACGCCAAGGCCGCCATCCTCGACGCCGACAAGGAGTACCAGGGCGTCATCTACCAGGACGACCAGTCCGTCCCCTTCGACGAACGGGAGGGCCTGACCGAGTCCATGGCCGACATCCCCGAGGGCGCGCCCGAGGACGCGATGGACCTCGTGAGAGAGTTTTACTAA
- a CDS encoding 2-oxoacid:acceptor oxidoreductase subunit alpha, with translation MPEDLNWAIGGEAGDGIDSTGKIFAQALSRAGRHVFTSKDFASRIRGGYTAYKVRTSVDRVESVVDRLDVLIALTERTIDENLEELHEGSVIIYDGERTTMQDVEIPDEMIGLDVPLKSLAEDAGGAIMRNVVALGAACEVSNFPIENLDESLEKRFTDKGQAIVENNKKAARLGQEFVAEETDHEFDYDVETTDNDYVLLNGDEAIGMGAIAAGCRFYSGYPITPATDVMEYLTGRIDRYGGKVVQAEDELAAINMALGAARAGARAMTATSGPGIDLMTETFGLVATSETPLVICDVMRSGPSTGMPTKQEQGDLNQLLYGGHGEIPRFVVAPTNISECFWKTVEAFNLAEKYQTPVYLVADLALAVTEQTFPPEAFDMDEVEIERGKIVDEGEIESWQNEDGQFQPHFPTADGVSPRTFPGIEGGAHMTTGLEHDELGRRTEDTDVRIEQVDKREQKVQTAREEEDWDYREFGDPDSGNLVLSWGSNEGAMREALGFLEESGTDVRFISVPYIFPRPDLSEEIEAADDVIVVECNATGQFADLIEHDALTRVKRVNKYNGVRFKADELAEEIEEKFAESAEMEA, from the coding sequence ATGCCCGAGGACCTCAACTGGGCCATCGGCGGTGAAGCTGGCGACGGGATCGACTCTACGGGCAAAATCTTCGCGCAGGCTCTGTCCCGTGCCGGTCGCCACGTCTTCACCTCCAAGGATTTCGCGTCGCGTATCCGGGGCGGATACACGGCGTACAAGGTACGCACGTCGGTCGATCGCGTCGAGAGCGTCGTCGACAGGCTCGACGTCCTGATCGCGTTGACCGAACGAACCATCGACGAGAACCTCGAGGAACTCCACGAGGGCAGCGTCATCATCTACGACGGCGAGCGGACCACGATGCAGGACGTCGAGATACCCGACGAGATGATCGGGCTCGACGTCCCGCTGAAGTCGCTCGCCGAGGACGCCGGCGGCGCCATCATGCGCAACGTCGTCGCCCTGGGCGCCGCCTGCGAGGTGTCGAACTTCCCCATCGAGAACCTCGACGAGTCCCTCGAGAAGCGCTTCACGGACAAGGGGCAGGCTATCGTCGAGAACAACAAGAAGGCCGCCCGCCTCGGCCAGGAGTTCGTCGCCGAGGAGACCGACCACGAGTTCGACTACGACGTCGAGACCACGGATAACGACTACGTCCTCCTCAACGGCGACGAGGCCATCGGCATGGGCGCCATCGCCGCCGGCTGTCGCTTCTACTCGGGCTACCCCATCACCCCCGCGACGGACGTGATGGAGTACCTGACCGGCCGGATCGACCGCTACGGCGGGAAGGTCGTCCAGGCCGAGGACGAACTCGCGGCGATCAACATGGCGCTGGGCGCCGCCCGCGCCGGCGCACGAGCGATGACGGCCACGTCCGGTCCCGGCATCGACCTGATGACCGAGACCTTCGGCCTCGTGGCGACCAGCGAGACGCCGCTGGTGATCTGCGACGTGATGCGTTCGGGTCCCTCGACCGGGATGCCGACCAAGCAGGAGCAGGGCGACCTCAACCAGCTCCTCTACGGCGGCCACGGCGAGATCCCCCGGTTCGTCGTCGCGCCGACGAACATCTCCGAGTGTTTCTGGAAGACCGTCGAGGCGTTCAACCTCGCCGAGAAGTACCAGACCCCGGTCTACCTGGTCGCGGACCTGGCGCTCGCGGTCACCGAGCAGACGTTCCCGCCCGAGGCCTTCGACATGGACGAGGTCGAGATCGAGCGCGGGAAGATCGTCGACGAGGGCGAGATCGAGTCCTGGCAGAACGAGGACGGCCAGTTCCAGCCCCACTTCCCGACCGCCGACGGCGTCAGCCCGCGGACCTTCCCCGGGATCGAGGGCGGCGCGCACATGACCACCGGCCTCGAACACGACGAACTCGGCCGGCGGACCGAGGACACGGACGTCCGCATCGAGCAGGTGGACAAGCGCGAACAGAAGGTCCAGACGGCCCGCGAGGAGGAGGACTGGGACTACCGCGAGTTCGGCGACCCCGACTCCGGCAACCTGGTCCTCTCCTGGGGGTCGAACGAGGGCGCCATGCGCGAGGCGCTCGGCTTCCTCGAGGAGTCGGGCACCGACGTGCGCTTCATCTCGGTGCCGTATATCTTCCCCAGACCCGACTTGTCCGAGGAGATCGAAGCCGCCGACGACGTGATCGTCGTCGAGTGTAACGCAACGGGCCAGTTCGCCGACCTGATCGAACACGACGCGCTCACCCGCGTCAAGCGCGTCAACAAGTACAACGGCGTGCGGTTCAAGGCCGACGAACTCGCAGAGGAAATCGAAGAGAAATTCGCGGAATCAGCCGAGATGGAGGCATAA
- a CDS encoding FAD-dependent oxidoreductase yields the protein MEDESISVAAVSSVGEQAVAIAFESPLDFEARPGQFVKLVAEVDGERESRFYTISSPDVTDTFEVTVEIDPDGELGPILADLEAGDEMTVSGPYGNAYYEDEPRSVILAGGPGVGPAIGIARRALADGNEAAIVYRDDDPIHGDALDALAAEGVAVHTLAADDEMTDAVADVLTGAEGEQVFVYGFADFLDAATTAIDAAGGDPDRAKVENFG from the coding sequence ATGGAAGACGAATCGATTTCGGTCGCTGCCGTCTCCTCGGTCGGGGAACAGGCCGTCGCCATCGCCTTCGAGTCACCCCTGGACTTCGAAGCCCGACCCGGACAGTTCGTCAAGCTCGTCGCCGAGGTCGACGGCGAGCGCGAGAGTCGCTTCTACACCATCTCCTCGCCGGACGTGACCGACACCTTCGAGGTCACGGTGGAGATCGACCCGGACGGCGAACTGGGGCCGATCCTCGCGGACCTCGAAGCCGGTGACGAGATGACCGTCTCCGGTCCCTACGGCAACGCCTACTACGAGGACGAGCCCCGGTCCGTGATCCTCGCGGGCGGGCCAGGCGTCGGCCCCGCCATCGGGATCGCCCGGCGCGCGCTCGCCGACGGCAACGAGGCCGCGATCGTCTACCGCGACGACGACCCGATCCACGGGGACGCGCTCGACGCGCTCGCCGCCGAGGGCGTCGCGGTCCACACCCTCGCGGCCGACGACGAGATGACCGACGCCGTCGCGGACGTGCTGACCGGCGCCGAGGGCGAGCAGGTGTTCGTCTACGGCTTCGCCGACTTCCTCGACGCCGCGACGACGGCTATCGACGCCGCCGGCGGCGACCCGGACCGGGCGAAAGTCGAGAACTTCGGCTAA